Below is a genomic region from Rhodococcus sp. WMMA185.
ATCTTCTACGCCCGCTTCTCAGACATGGCAGCGGACGGGACCGACTTCCGCACCATGCCCGAGGAGTCGAGCATCGAGGTCGCCTGATCTCGGGCGGCCGCAACTCATGCCGCGCCGACCCCGGGGTTTCGCGGCTGCCACCGATACACCGTCGGCTGCGCACCGTGGTGGAGGGCGAGGTCGACGGCATCGAGCAGGGCCTGCCGAGGACCGGAGGAATCCAACTGCTTGGCGGTGATCGCGACGCGCACCACCCCACCGCGCCGGGCGGTCCGGCCCGCCGCGAGCACGAGCGCCCTACACCACCACGGTTCGGCACGCGATCCGCCACTGATCCTCAGCACGCGCGATCGCACAGTCATCCCGCGCGTGAGGTCGTGGATGGCTGTCGTGTCGGCCAGCAACCTGAACCCCACGGACGGTAGTGCCGAGACCGCGCCCGGCGAAGCCACCCAGCGCGGCGGAGCGAACAGCCGCGTGCGCAGACCGACCTGCTCCATCACGCGATCCGCCGCGAGCAGACGCAGCCGTGCCTCGTGCTCGGGCAGCACCGCGAACTCGGCCCGCCGACGCTTCGTTGCGGCCTGGTCGTACCCGTGCAAGAGAACGGCGTCACCGGCAGACCTGCGCTCACGAAGCCAATTCTGGGTCGCGAGGTCCTTCACCAGCCGATACTTGTCCTTCATGCGCGGGGCAACCAGCAGCGACAGCGGCACGCCGCGCGAGTCCAACTCCTCGGCCATCGACGCCGCGAACGAACAAGTCTCATTCCTGATACCTGACACCGACACGATCAGCTGCCCGGTCATGTTCCCAACTCTCACAGAACGACGTGAACGAGGACCCAACCCAGATGGTCGCCGCGGCAAATTCTGCTCGGCGGTCGGCCATCTATCGCGGCAAAACGGCCTCGATCGCGGCGATGACCTCCGGAGCATCGGGTTCGGTACGGGGACGGAACCGGTTGACGACCGTGCCGTCGGGAGCGACGAGGAACTTCTCGAAGTTCCACTGAATGTCTCCCGCCGCACCCTCGCTGTCCGTTGCCTTTGTCAGCTCGACGTACAGCGGATGCCGATTCTCGCCATTGACCTCGATCTTTTCGAGCAGCGGGAACGTGACCCCGTAACTGGTGGAGCAGAAGGTCGCGATCTCTTCCGGAGTGCCGGGTTCCTGCCCCATGAACTGGTTGCACGGCACTCCGACGACGGTCAATCCTCGGTCGGCGTAGTCGGTGGCCAGCTTCTCGAGGCCCTTGTACTGAGGTGTGAGTCCGCACTTCGATGCGACGTTCACCACGAGCACGGCACGGCCGCCATACTCGCCGAGCGAGGTCGGGGTTCCGCCGAGCGTGTTGATGCCTATTACCTGGAGTGGGGTCGTCATGAGAACCAACGTAGCCAACGAACCTCTGCGCGGAACCTCTGCACGCCCGGAGCGTCGAATCAATCGGGCGCGCAGAGGTTTACCCCGGTCGCGTTGTCACACCTTCGCGAGCACGCGCTGCTCGCTGCTGGCAGGTAGCTCGACCGCGTGCTGATCGACGACCTCACCGTGTCCGTCGTCGACCATCGTCGCCTCGTCGAACGGCAGCTTGCCGTCCAGGACGGTACGCACACGCGCGGTGTCTACAGTGTCGGTCCACGAGCCGACGAGAAGGGTGGCAACAGCGTTGCCGGAGAAGTTCGTGACTGCACGGGCCTCGGACATGAACCGGTCGATACCGACGATGAGGCCAACGCCGTCGAGTAGTTCGGGTCGGTGGCTCTGTAGCCCTCCCGCGAGCGTGGCAAGACCGGCACCCGTGACTCCGGCGGCACCCTTGGACGCGATGATCATGAACACCAACAACGAGAGCTGTTCTGTGAACTGCAGCGGCTGCCCCATCGCGTCCGCGATGAAGATCGACGCCATCGTCAGGTAGATCGCGGTGCCGTCGAGATTGAACGAGTAGCCGGTGGGAACGACAACCCCGACAGTGGTGCGCTCGACGCCGATGTGCTCCATCTTCGCGATCAGCCGGGGCAGGGCCGACTCGGACGAAGACGTGGCGAAGATCAGTAGGTATTCGCGGGCCAGGTACTTCACCAGTTTGAAGATCGAGACGCCCGCTACGGCGCGCAGGACCGCTCCGAGCACTCCGAAGACGAAGATCAGGCAAGTCAAGTAGAAACCGAGCATCAGGGTCGCGAGCTGGACCACGGCGGAAAGGCCGGTCTGTCCGACCACGTTGGCGATCGCACCGAAGGCACCGATCGGCGCCAGCCACAGGATCATCGACAGGATCTTGAACACGAGCTTCTGGGCATGGCCGACACCCCGCAGGATCGGTTCACCCTGCTTCCCCATTGCCTGCACACCGAAGCCGACGAGCAAGGCGACGAACAGTGTCTGAAGGACGCTCCCTGCCGTCAGCGAAGACAGCAGCGAGGTCGGGATGATCGACGAGATGAAATCGATGGTGCCACCGGCGCCGTGAGCCTTCTCGGCTAGTTGCGCGCCGGATCCGGCGGCATCGGCGCTGATGCTCAGCCCGGAACCGGGCTGAAGCAGGTTTCCCACCAGCAGCCCGATGCCGAGAGCAACGGTGGACATACCGATGAAGTACGTGAGCGCGAGCCCGCCGACCTTCCCGACCTTGGCTGCAGCCTTCACCGAGCCGACACCCAGCACGATCGTGCAGAAGATCACCGGGCTGATCATCATCTTGATCAGATCCACGAACATCGTGCCGAGCACGCCGACCGACTTGCCTGCCCCCGGCGCTAGCCAGCCGACGAGGATGCCGGCGATGACGG
It encodes:
- a CDS encoding DUF2334 domain-containing protein, yielding MTGQLIVSVSGIRNETCSFAASMAEELDSRGVPLSLLVAPRMKDKYRLVKDLATQNWLRERRSAGDAVLLHGYDQAATKRRRAEFAVLPEHEARLRLLAADRVMEQVGLRTRLFAPPRWVASPGAVSALPSVGFRLLADTTAIHDLTRGMTVRSRVLRISGGSRAEPWWCRALVLAAGRTARRGGVVRVAITAKQLDSSGPRQALLDAVDLALHHGAQPTVYRWQPRNPGVGAA
- a CDS encoding glutathione peroxidase encodes the protein MTTPLQVIGINTLGGTPTSLGEYGGRAVLVVNVASKCGLTPQYKGLEKLATDYADRGLTVVGVPCNQFMGQEPGTPEEIATFCSTSYGVTFPLLEKIEVNGENRHPLYVELTKATDSEGAAGDIQWNFEKFLVAPDGTVVNRFRPRTEPDAPEVIAAIEAVLPR
- a CDS encoding cation:dicarboxylate symporter family transporter, producing MRSATGTAKRHDRTHWLYIGVIVAVIAGILVGWLAPGAGKSVGVLGTMFVDLIKMMISPVIFCTIVLGVGSVKAAAKVGKVGGLALTYFIGMSTVALGIGLLVGNLLQPGSGLSISADAAGSGAQLAEKAHGAGGTIDFISSIIPTSLLSSLTAGSVLQTLFVALLVGFGVQAMGKQGEPILRGVGHAQKLVFKILSMILWLAPIGAFGAIANVVGQTGLSAVVQLATLMLGFYLTCLIFVFGVLGAVLRAVAGVSIFKLVKYLAREYLLIFATSSSESALPRLIAKMEHIGVERTTVGVVVPTGYSFNLDGTAIYLTMASIFIADAMGQPLQFTEQLSLLVFMIIASKGAAGVTGAGLATLAGGLQSHRPELLDGVGLIVGIDRFMSEARAVTNFSGNAVATLLVGSWTDTVDTARVRTVLDGKLPFDEATMVDDGHGEVVDQHAVELPASSEQRVLAKV